The window cactaaaaccaacgaAATCTCGCTGGTAAAACTCCACCAAATCCGGCCAAatctgcaactcacgatcccaacgtccaaaaccttcaaacgaaccaccctgagcctcctaaggacctcaccaagcttcctacaagcttgaaattcccaaaaacacatgaatttacgtgtgcatgaacagtaccccgaATTGAGCATCtcgggttcgacgtgaaaatgaaggttcctttacctgaaatgggtatggttgaactcataaggacctcacgagcacaaatatgtagtttTCTTCCTCGATCCTTGATTTTTTCGAGCACAATGGGTCTTGTCCGTACAAAtggagaaaaagggaaaaagagagaCAAATACGGGATAGGGAAAGGATGAGGgtgagtgtgggtgtgtgtgtgtggtccaaaatagctaaccaaaacccccaaaataaccacacaatgaaacaaaaaaatactaggggcaaaaccgtcatttcgcCCCTACGGTATGAAAAGTCTGGGATGGGCTGTTACAAAAACAATATATTAAGGTAAGaatagccacttagtactacggtctaatgatattccttttcacttgtaagttagaGGTCTTTGGTTCTATTttcgtcaaagacgaatttgaaccatattattactagtccattgtgaggcttaacctaCTTCCCCACcgcttaatgtagataatatagttggttaaaaaaaaagaagtaaaactAGTTATCAAATTGCACAATATCGCTCTCAAAGAGTAAAATTGGATGTTTGCTATCAAGTGGTGTTCGAATAAAACATAATTGGGCCGGGTCGAACAACAGTCTAGTTCAGGctcaaattttggaattttggacTTGAGCCGTGGCCCATTTTACCGCCTTGGTCCGATTTAGACGTTTTCTAAAATATAGcccaacaaaaaaattgaaagcatACACGAGACCGGAGCAACATCCTCTTCTtcgtcctcctcctcttcctgcGTACTCGTTCTCCCATGTATGTCTCCTTCTCTTTGATCGTGTTCTCTTGTTTCTCTTCGTAATTTCTATGATTTTTTCATTACTCTTCTGTTTTATCTCATCAATTTGTTAGAGTTTTGTATTCCTCTCTGAATCTACggattagggttttaattttttattatcgcCCAACTAGGGCTTTTTTCCAGTTTAAATCGATTATCTTCAACCGAAATTATCACTGCTTAAGCGTTGCTTGCTGTTGAAATTCAGGTTTTTCTGTTTCAATTTCCATCTATGTATTTGGGTGATGTTGCTTTACCATATTTCCCTCTGAAttttgcttaattttcattAGTCTCTTAATTGGtcgtaaaattttcaaattttttgggctaaaattttgtCTTTTGtcttttgtctttctcttaCCAGTTTGTAATCGAGATTAAGAAATTTGCTTGGTAGGAGTTGAAAGAGCGAAGGATATAGAGTTTTCTGCTGGTACGTTGAGTCTTTTACGCCCGGGTGTTTATAAAGCGCAAAAATGTCGGTAACAGCAGGTGTAAGCGATACTGTTATTGCAgtaagggataagctcagaggTAAAATTGGGCAAACTAAGGTTAAAAGGTATTGGCCTGGAAAAGCTCCGGAGTGGGCAGATGATGCCGACGAAGATGGGGAGTTTAAGATGTCCAAGGCAGCTGCTTTTCCCACTCATGATTCTGACGTTGTTAGGAAAGATGATCCTAGACTGCGTCGTTTGGCTGAGAGCAGGATAGATAATCGTGAGGATGTTAGAGCTGACCATAGGCGTATTCGGCAAGCTGAGATTGTTTCAACAATTGAAGAGGAGGCCAGGAGGCAGGAAGGGTTGGAAGCAGAGGAAGAGGATGCAGATGCccaggaagaaagaagaagaaagattaGGGAGAGGTTGCTTCAGAgggagcaagaagaagaagaactacTTCCCTCCGAAGATGAGGAAGAGGTacaggaagaggaggaagaggaatcTGAGTATGACACTGACTCGGACGAAGAGCTTACTGGTATGGTGATGCTAAAGCCTGTCTTTGTTCCCAAGTCGGAGAGAGATACTATTGCTGAGCGTGAGCGACTTGAGGCCGAAGAACGGGCCCTTGAGGAatcaaggaagaagaaattggaggaaaggaagagagagacaaAGCAGATTGTggttgaggagattcggaaggATGAAGAGATTCAGAagggtttggaattggaagCAAATATTGAAGATATTGATACTGATGATGAACTAAACGAGGCAGAGGAGTATGAAGCTTGGAAGGCAAGAGAGATTGCCCGAATCAAAAGGGATAGGGAGGATAGGGAAGCAATGttaaaggaaaaggaagagatTGAAAGGGTCAGAAACATGACAGAGGAAGAGAGGAGGGAGTGGGAGAGAAAGAATCCAAGACCTGCACCACGACCAAAGCAGAAGTGGAGGTTCATGCAGAAATATTACCACAAAGGTGCTTTCTTCCAGTCAGAAGCTGATGACTATGCGGCAACGGCTGGAACAGATGGAATTTATGCACGTGATGTCTCTTCCCCTACTGGAGAAGACAAGATGGACAAAACGATATTGCCCAAGGTCATGCAGGTCAAACATTTTGGTCGTAGTGGAAGGACGAAATGGACCCATCTTGTCAATGAGGATACCACTGATTGGAACAATCCGTAAGTTCAATTTCCTTACTGAATTTTCCATGTTTTTTAACCACTTTCTTATATGCGCTAACTTCATTGGATACGGCAAGAACTACTGTATTACTTGTTTTCTAATGGTAGCACCTTAAGCActgttatgttttttgttttcttaaggaCGTGTTATGTTTGTATCATCTCCCCTACACTTTATTTGAAATGAATTAAGGACTGAAGGGCTGAATGGTCAATAAAACCTTTAGATATCATTGGTTAGAGAGTAGATTAGTAAAATATGAATGTATACATGGGGAACTTCATGAGCTTTAGTCTTGTATATCGGCTCAGATAGTTAGATATAATCATCAACTAATCGGTAATTTCTTCGAATAGAATAATATATGCATGCAACGCATTAGGGTATCAAAAAGAATATTAGCTCTGGTTGTTGAGAATATCACGGTTAAGAATggaaaaaacaagaacaaactcCAGAAatcgaaaaacaaataaacaagataaataacaccaagaatttacGTGGTTCGGCAATATGTGCCTACGTCCACGGGAtagcaacaacaatctttcactatatcaataatgagtacaaccaataatcttgccaaatctctagaactaggaattgacgaaaaacctgaaagaacaagaacaagaaatacactatctcttttcttttctcatgcacacactttacaatattctctcactctGATCCCTAGagtggtatacaatttattgttGTGCTCCCTCCAAttcaaaactagtacaatagcccctttatatagacataataaaggtcttcttcaataaggattatTAATCCTAATTGGAAACTAGTTATGAATCCTACTCCAATTGAGAAACCAACTCTAATTGGGtaaacaactccaattgggaaaacaatttaatcctctaagaTTATTAATTCCGAATAGACTTAGGACAACTTATCATGGGCTGGAAAAAACCCAACACTGGTAATATTCCAGAACATATTAATTTGACTCTTCCATTGGTTCGCTTCCATAGTTCTCTGAAAATAACTACTTTGTAAGATTTTAAAATTGGTCAAGATTGCAATGAATACAagctttgtatgattttttcCTGCTCATATGCGAAGCTTGAGTGAACTTGGAATGAGTCTGAGACACCGTTAGTTGACATGTTTAGGGGTGCTGTAGTACTGCAAATGTATCAAATCCTTCCCTTGGAATGATCCTTGGAATTTTAGTAAGTGATCTCATGATCCAGATCTCTGTTTACTTCCTTTCCCTTCCTCTTGTGTCCTACATAATTATATCTGCATCTCTTACAACTCCGTGACTCCAAATATGCATTGAGTGAGCAAGGATCCTTAAGCTGTAAATGGAATAACGGAAAGGTAAAATAGATTGGATATGTTGAAGTCAAATATTTAGGATATTTAAGCTAAGTTTTTTACACGGTATATAAAAACTAGGTTGATACTGTTATGGTCATATAGATACTTTAAAGTTTTGACCCAAAACATTTGATGCTTAGCCTTTAAAAAAGTTACATTTTCTGCATATAGTCTAATGTCCTAGTGAATAAGGGTGTTAGGTTTCCACCCATGCGTCCCGGTTTCGAAACATCCCCcctcctaaattattgtaatagtttcgaacccTACCCCatccccttaataataataataattttaaataaaaaaaatcgttATGGTCATATTGTGGTTGTTACTtaagatgggtgcatgttagtagtagtattcttttatttttggtggTTGTGTCACCTGggtttctttgtatttgaagTTTCAAAGAGGGGAAACTGTCAGTTATGCATCAAttgaattgtttttttgtttttttttgttttctttattttttgaggGAGAACAAAAGTTGAGATGTAAGCAAACAGAGTCTCAtgcattttctatttattttctgtATTATCACAAATGCTGGTCCTGCtgcttgttttattttattgtcgACAAAAATATTCACTAAATTGCTTCCTCATCAAGCACCTTTGTACTGCTTTCTGTATTTCAGGTGGACATACAACGATCCTCTTCGGGCAAAGTATAATGCTAAAATGGCAGGAATGAATGCACCTATTTCAAAACCCAAAGGAAGCAAGAAATTGAAGGACTGGGAGTCTCGTTGATTTCTAACTGCTGTGAGTCATGTGCAAGAAACTAGGTTATCTGTTCCATCCCATGTTTTCATGGACGGCAAGTTTGTGGGAGAATATTACGCTTTCAAATGTATTCGTAAGTTTTTAGAAGGCCATTTTAAAGGGAATACATTTCTTTGTCTGCTGTCTGCTGTCTGCTAGAGATACTGTTTTAAAAGCCATGTTGTTCCTTGACTTGTTAGCTTCACTACTCGGCAGTTCTCCTTCCATGAAAACAAAAGCTTcaaacttttcttcttctttcttgctCTGTCTCCTTAgactgtttttttgtttgttgaaagaTACTCTCTTTTTTTCTGCAACTGCTATTCCATCAAGATCCCCTgccacaaaaagaaaagaaaaaattaatattagatTCCCATTAGAAGAAGCTGATGAAGAATATTAGTCTCCTTTCAAGACCAATCATCCAAATTCATCGAAGAAAaaaacaacccaaaatattttgatcagatgaaaaaaagaaatatatggaAGCTATAgcattggagagagagagagagagagagagagagagagagagagagagagagaggggcttACAGGTGAAGTGGTTGAAGAAAAGCAGTGGACGTTTTTGGTGGAtggtggaggaggagggaggaggagggAGGGGGAGGGAGAAGTGTGGAGGTATTTATGCCGTCCCCTTTTGTCCTCTGCAATGAATGATCATTTCATCCAACTGCTGTCCCAGAACGACGGCGTCTTTGGGTGCTGCACATTCTTTTGCCCCAACTCCATTGTCATAGGCATCACCTGCAATTGCAATTGTAAATTCTACTCCATTCATTTTGTTTACacaattttgtctacaaatttagtctagcAGTACTCCTTGAGTAGACTATTTCCGACTACCTGTAAAAGAGCAAACACCTACGATTAACCTTGGGTACCAGTGGGGCACCCTGCCAAATGCTTTCTGACGATCAAATTAGTAAGTAGCATTGAGACATTAAACAGTGGGCAGGAGAATAATGTATTTGTACAAAAGGGTTACCAGCATTATGGCCTTGTTGCATACCCTTTCCGCGAACCATTCAACCCTTTTATTCTAGTTTGATGTAAATTTGTAGGGTATATAGGTGGTATGCCAAGAGTCCAACTGAACCCCAATAAACCTATGTGTGCTAAAATTACTTAGAGGGACGGGAAAAATTTTCCTTTCCCAATTTAGTTTCctattgttattttaatttaattctcctaatcatatttaatttaaatattaaataatataggAATAGTTTAATTAATTCTCTTGTAGGAATAGCTTTCCTACAAGATGGGGAATTCCAATCAAAATCCAATTTTAATTCTTCTCCtaaataatttagaataatCTTGAGAATCAAATACTCAGATTTTTATGGAATTAAatccaaataaaatttcaagaatcttaATCTAATTAAGTTTACTCTTTCCAAGT of the Pyrus communis chromosome 1, drPyrComm1.1, whole genome shotgun sequence genome contains:
- the LOC137737863 gene encoding uncharacterized protein — encoded protein: MSVTAGVSDTVIAVRDKLRGKIGQTKVKRYWPGKAPEWADDADEDGEFKMSKAAAFPTHDSDVVRKDDPRLRRLAESRIDNREDVRADHRRIRQAEIVSTIEEEARRQEGLEAEEEDADAQEERRRKIRERLLQREQEEEELLPSEDEEEVQEEEEEESEYDTDSDEELTGMVMLKPVFVPKSERDTIAERERLEAEERALEESRKKKLEERKRETKQIVVEEIRKDEEIQKGLELEANIEDIDTDDELNEAEEYEAWKAREIARIKRDREDREAMLKEKEEIERVRNMTEEERREWERKNPRPAPRPKQKWRFMQKYYHKGAFFQSEADDYAATAGTDGIYARDVSSPTGEDKMDKTILPKVMQVKHFGRSGRTKWTHLVNEDTTDWNNPWTYNDPLRAKYNAKMAGMNAPISKPKGSKKLKDWESR